A section of the Diabrotica virgifera virgifera chromosome 8, PGI_DIABVI_V3a genome encodes:
- the LOC126889798 gene encoding uncharacterized protein LOC126889798 isoform X1 translates to MMGNKLICLMICFACISLYLMESVEAKNYDPNPPQRSPSPQERGRSRTVPAHLQNQGQNGNGQQNGNGQQNGNGHTNGNGQQNGNGHHHGRR, encoded by the coding sequence ggtaacaaattaatttgtTTGATGATTTGCTTTGCCTGCATTTCACTGTATCTGATGGAATCTGTCGAGGCGAAAAATTATGACCCCAATCCTCCTCAACGTTCGCCTTCACCTCAAGAACGAGGTCGTTCACGTACCGTTCCAGCCCATCTGCAAAATCAAGGACAGAATGGGAATGGTCAACAAAATGGGAACGGACAACAGAACGGAAATGGCCACACGAATGGTAATGGACAACAAAATGGTAATGGACATCATCATGGACGCCGTTAA